From Pyrenophora tritici-repentis strain M4 chromosome 1, whole genome shotgun sequence, the proteins below share one genomic window:
- a CDS encoding Tymo-45kd-70kd multi-domain protein codes for MGSGRGGANKEVVRNFGGGSSLQGEQTPTPMEDDNWDRAVALESDNKDLSRKNVALKNENANLEKELRETKHQLQQSDDQLSQLRAKLEVLEVQHKRTVEDLSDEKAAHVDANTTIDRLFAENERAQAARQSAIKERDDALSQSLTLHQQLGDITAQWQDLDEKNNQLMEELEATQEIADSAAELEHDLKKLREEHIDQDREILVKNERIENLEQQIQKANKRLLEMADEKARAAAASPTDDNRHIGSLGDSLEDELSGLDSESYYEPEFNEYSAITEISTQPIEPARAPPSSIHTQEASSVAPVAAPAPTLTVYVGDAANTQPIQPTRAPASTVHVQEVANYAPVEPARAPASAITEYESISVAPVAARIPTQSVHYNDAASTTPIEPTRAPSTIFEQEVASFAPVEPDRVPSAVTEYEVASFAPVEPTRALSTVTEHEIANFAPIEPTRILSTITEQEVFSFAPIESPRVLSTIAEYAGASTEPVEPARAHSTFTQQEVVSVAPVQPSLPTLSLSIAEAANTSPRVRQITTTDLSTQTVEPQQTPVSTRGTQTRSITPSVPNNYIDSVMITHEIEPVAQSVITSSPTASTSVQTEQTDTQSVVTSSPTTSIGVQTTGESDTEETVIIENPVVTSPTTVKLGKKRSSLVWFFGVLDVILSIYCFYIFSELAYWKNANGYGFGDGYGNVASRSGAFGNGRHLFGIPLGMTVGNSWISESVARHMSAAISRIEDWAGIAYEPHY; via the coding sequence ATGGGCAGCGGCCGCGGCGGCGCCAACAAAGAAGTTGTCCGCAACTTTGGAGGAGGCTCGTCTCTCCAAGGTGAGCAAACACCAACCCCCATGGAGGATGACAATTGGGATCGTGCAGTTGCGCTTGAAAGCGACAACAAAGATCTCAGCCGAAAAAATGTTGCACTCAAGAACGAAAATGCTAATTTGGAAAAGGAGCTACGGGAGACCAAGCACCAGCTCCAGCAGAGCGACGACCAGCTCAGCCAGCTGAGGGCAAAGCTCGAGGTCCTTGAGGTCCAACACAAGAGGACGGTTGAGGACCTGTCTGACGAGAAAGCCGCTCATGTGGACGCCAACACCACCATCGACCGCCTCTTCGCTGAGAACGAGCGAGCACAAGCCGCTCGCCAGAGCGCCATCAAGGAGCGAGATGACGCGCTTTCACAAAGCCTTACCCTCCACCAGCAGCTCGGAGACATCACAGCACAGTGGCAGGACCTGGACGAGAAGAACAACCAGCTGATGGAAGAACTGGAAGCTACGCAAGAAATCGCAGATTCGGCTGCCGAGCTCGAGCACGACCTGAAGAAGCTGCGCGAGGAACACATTGACCAGGATCGCGAGATTCTTGTCAAGAATGAGCGCATCGAGAACCTCGAGCAGCAGATCCAGAAGGCGAACAAGCGTCTCTTGGAGATGGCGGATGAAAAAGCTcgcgctgctgctgcctctCCCACCGACGACAACCGCCATATCGGCTCCCTTGGCGACTCTCTCGAAGACGAGCTGTCCGGTCTAGACAGCGAGTCGTACTACGAGCCTGAGTTCAACGAGTACTCCGCTATCACCGAGATCAGCACCCAGCCCATTGAGCCCGCTCGCGCTCCGCCCTCGTCCATCCACACACAAGAAGCCTCCAGCGTTGCGCCTGTCGCTGCACCTGCACCCACACTGACTGTCTACGTCGGGGATGCCGCCAACACTCAGCCCATCCAGCCCACTCGCGCCCCAGCTTCCACCGTCCACGTACAGGAGGTTGCCAACTATGCGCCCGTCGAGCCCGCACGCGCTCCAGCCTCCGCGATTACAGAGTACGAGTCGATCAGCGTTGCGCCTGTTGCTGCACGCATTCCCACACAGAGCGTACACTACAACGATGCTGCGAGTACCACACCCATCGAACCTACTCGCGCTCCCTCTACCATCTTCGAGCAAGAGGTTGCCAGCTTTGCACCCGTCGAGCCTGACCGCGTTCCCTCTGCAGTCACCGAATACGAGGTTGCTAGCTTCGCGCCTGTCGAACCCACGCGTGCACTCTCCACCGTCACCGAGCACGAGATTGCCAACTTTGCGCCCATTGAACCCACGCGCATACTCTCTACCATCACCGAACAAGAGGTTTTCAGCTTTGCGCCTATTGAGTCTCCTCGCGTTCTCTCTACCATTGCTGAGTACGCGGGTGCCAGTACTGAGCCTGTAGAGCCTGCCCGCGCTCACTCCACCTTTACCCAACAAGAGGTCGTTAGCGTTGCGCCGGTGCAACCCAGCCTTCCGACGCTCTCATTGAGTATCGCGGAAGCTGCTAACACAAGTCCGAGGGTTCGCCAGATCACGACAACAGACTTGTCTACCCAGACCGTTGAGCCTCAACAAACGCCTGTTAGTACGCGAGGCACCCAGACTAGGTCCATCACACCTTCGGTGCCCAACAACTACATCGATTCCGTCATGATCACTCATGAGATCGAGCCTGTCGCACAGTCGGTTATAACGTCCTCGCCTACAGCTAGCACTAGCGTTCAGACCGAGCAGACGGACACACAGTCGGTTGTAACGTCCTCGCCTACCACTAGCATTGGCGTTCAGACCACCGGGGAGTCGGACACCGAGGAGACGGTCATTATCGAGAATCCAGTCGTCACTTCTCCCACCACGGTCAAATTGGGTAAGAAGCGCAGCTCCCTCGTCTGGTTCTTCGGAGTGCTTGACGTTATCCTCAGCATCTACTGCTTTTACATCTTTTCCGAATTGGCCTACTGGAAGAACGCAAACGGTTATGGCTTCGGCGACGGCTACGGCAATGTGGCTAGCCGCAGCGGCGCTTTCGGAAACGGCCGTCATCTCTTTGGCATCCCCCTGGGCATGACCGTCGGCAACTCGTGGATCTCGGAATCTGTCGCCAGACACATGTCAGCTGCCATCTCTCGCATCGAAGACTGGGCTGGTATCGCGTATGAACCTCACTACTGA
- a CDS encoding PotE, Amino acid transporter, producing the protein MASSPVEKKVLDESNSDDDVLAQLGYTQELKRSFSLLGMVGFSFSIVTSWTALSGVLIIGVESGGPPVMIWGWLCVCLVTLAVAYSMAEMCSAYPVAGGQYSWVAILAPTRWARSMSYLCGWFMLIGIICMGAVNNFVATNFILGIAQLNYGFTIERWHTVLVAYLITFLAAMSNIYLPHILNKLSKAIFVWNLLSFAVCLVTILATNDHKQSASYVFSDFQNFTGWNAPYATCLGLLQSAFGMCCYDAPSHMTEEIKNARKQAPRAIVMAVYIGFFTGTVWLIALCFCIGDLEATGSTATGVPVIEIIFNSTGNVAGTSTLASMIAIIATVCANSLMAEGSRAVYAFARDNGLPFSEVLSKVSSRSVPVYAVILTAVVQMAFNSIYFGTTTGFNTIIAIATQGFYLSYLMPLLSRILAHFSGKKTRLEGPYSLGRWGIVLNIIGFLYLAFICVVSNLPSVTPVTSENMNYTSAATGVVMLISLIFWIMTGRKKFTGPADGNLLDVGTHVA; encoded by the exons ATGGCATCTAGTCCGGTGGAAAAGAAGGTGCTGGACGAAAGTAATAGCGACGATGATGTGCTTGCGCAGTTGGGTTATACCCAGG AGTTGAAGCGTAGCTTCAGTCTTCTGGGAATGGTCGGCTTCTCTTTCAGTATTGTCACATCTTGGACGGCTCTCTCGGGTGTTCTTATCATTGGCGTTGAATCTGGAGGCCCGCCGGTCATGATATGGGGTTGGCTCTGTGTCTGTTTAGTTACGCTTGCGGTCGCCTATTCTATGGCTGAGATGTGTAGCGC GTATCCGGTTGCTGGCGGACAGTATAGTTGGGTAGCTATTCTGGCTCCTACTCGCTGGGCCCGATCGATGAGCTATCTCTGTGGCTG GTTCATGTTGATCGGCATCATATGCATGGGCGCTGTGAACAACTTTGTCGCAACAAACTTCATCCTAGGTATCGCGCAATTGAACTACGGTTTCACCATAGAGCGCTGGCACACGGTCCTAGTTGCTTACCTCATCACTTTCCTGGCAGCGATGTCGAATATTTACCTACCGCATATTCTCAACAAGCTTTCCAAGGCCATCTTTGTCTGGAACCTGCTCTCGTTTGCGGTATGTCTAGTTACTATACTGGCTACAAACGACCACAAACAGTCTGCGAGCTACGTGTTCAGCGATTTCCAAAACTTCACTGGATGGAATGCGCCGTATGCAACTTGTTTGGGACTTTTGCAGTCGGCTTTTGGCATGTGCTGCTACGATGCTCCATCGCACATGACGGAAGAGATTAAGAATGCTCGGAAACAAGCACCGCGAGCCATAGTCATGGCAGTGTACATTGGCTTTTTCACCGGTACCGTTTGGTTAATCGCACTTTGTTTCTGTATCGGCGACCTCGAAGCGACAGGCTCTACTGCGACCGGAGTCCCCGTCATCGAGATCATCTTCAACTCGACTGGTAATGTAGCGGGCACGTCTACGTTGGCATCCATGATCGCCATCATTGCCACTGTTTGCGCCAATTCGCTCATGGCAGAGGGATCAAGAGCTGTATATGCATTTGCTCGCGACAACGGGCTCCCCTTCTCCGAGGTGTTGAGCAAGGTGTCCTCGCGATCCGTACCTGTATACGCTGTCATCTTGACAGCGGTCGTGCAGATGGCGTTCAATTCGATTTACTTTGGTACCACGACTGGTTTCAATACCATTATTGCTATCGCTACACAAGGATTCT ATCTCTCTTACCTCATGCCTCTTCTTTCCCGCATCCTAGCTCACTTCTCCGGAAAGAAAACACGCCTTGAGGGTCCCTATTCGCTCGGCCGCTGGGGTATCGTACTCAACATTATCGGATTTCTGTATCTGGCGTTCATCTGCGTTGTATCCAACCTTCCGAGTGTCACGCCTGTGACCAGCGAGAACATGAATTATACTTCAGCGGCAACGGGAGTTGTTATGTTGATTAGTTTGATTTTCTGGATCATGACTGGGCGCAAGAAGTTCACTGGGCCCGCGGATGGGAATTTGCTGGATGTGGGGACACATGTGGCGTAG
- a CDS encoding HHT1, Histones H3 and H4: protein MTGRGKGGKGLGKGGAKRHRKILRDNIQGITKPAIRRLARRGGVKRISAMIYEETRGVLKTFLESVIRDAVTYTEHAKRKTVTSLDVVYALKRQGRTLYGFGG, encoded by the exons ATGACTGGAC GCGGCAAAGGTGGCAAGGGTCTCGGCAAAGGCGGTGCCAAGCGTCATCGCAAGATCCTCCGTGACAACATCCAGGGTATCACCAAGCCCGCCATTCGACGTCTCGCTCGTCGTGGTGGTGTCAAGCGTATTTCAGCTA TGATCTACGAAGAGACCCGTGGTGTCCTCAAGACCTTCCTCGAGAGCGTTATCCGTGACGCTGTTACGTACACTGAGCACGCTAAGCGCAAGACCGTCACCTCCCTCGATGTCGTCTACGCCCTCAAGCGCCAGGGCCGTACCCTCTACGGTTTCGGTGGTTAA
- a CDS encoding SOG2 domain containing protein, whose translation MSLTKLGVFANLALAASAMLIPSTMTAEDLGDDHAFETLAINPPQRSVALECPGCAFATREGDSLKWKANAGNAFRLDFDVGADQHSIKLDNYQLFPPSFRLPFQPYHVTQVGPGSEEGLRLSVTGYEFRFDGSETISEAGTELLPMLFQITSVEGTPVNPPALQINVLKDLDGRLMIASFNEAQIQPSQATPTENNKECKEWPLYCKWKSIMEDRIQQLKHMGRPKPGCHKRPHHPAPHPGKPMEHDSPVGKPPHRFSRPGKPYHGGQSHHGHVHFSTAAHRAFFTVFVPILIGIFAGTLTYLVGMALGCLIAITVAKVRGQSYQPVALDEEYAEDVEAAEDSDEKEPLPVYEAPPVYEEAAVKDDETK comes from the exons ATGTCTCTTACCAAGCTGGGCGTTTTCGCAAACCTGGCGCTGGCCGCCAGCGCCATGCTTATCCCCTCGACCATGACTGCGGAGGATCTTGGCGATGATCATGCTTTCGAAACACTTGCCATCAACCCACCGCAGCGGTCCGTAGCGTTAGAGTGTCCTGGCTGTGCTTTTGCGACTCGAGAAGGAGACTCTCTCAAGTGGAAGGCTAACGCTGGCAATGCATTC CGCCTGGATTTTGACGTCGGAGCTGATCAACATTCTATTAAACTCGACAACTACCAACTTTTCCCGCCTTCGTTCCGCCTTCCTTTCCAGCCCTATCACGTTACTCAAGTCGGCCCTGGCTCCGAAGAGGGTCTGCGCCTGAGTGTCACCGGCTATGAGTTCCGCTTCGACGGTTCAGAGACCATCTCGGAAGCGGGTACTGAGCTCCTCCCCATGTTGTTCCAAATCACATCCGTTGAGGGCACACCTGTCAACCCTCCAGCGCTCCAGATCAATGTGCTAAAGGACTTGGACGGCCGTCTCATGATTGCATCCTTCAACGAGGCTCAGATTCAGCCTAGCCAGGCCACACCAACGGAAAATAACAAGGAGTGCAAGGAGTGGCCGCTCTACTGCAAATGGAAGAGCATTATGGAGGACCGCATCCAGCAGCTCAAGCACATGGGTAGGCCCAAGCCCGGCTGCCACAAGCGACCACACCATCCCGCACCTCATCCCGGCAAGCCCATGGAGCACGATTCCCCTGTTGGCAAGCCGCCGCACCGATTCTCCCGCCCCGGTAAGCCTTACCACGGGGGTCAGAGCCATCACGGTCATGTCCACTTCTCCACGGCCGCTCACCGTGCCTTCTTCACCGTCTTCGTTCCCATTCTCATCGGTATCTTCGCCGGTACTCTCACATACCTCGTCGGCATGGCTCTGGGATGCCTCATCGCTATTACTGTTGCCAAGGTCCGCGGTCAAAGCTACCAGCCTGTCGCCCTTGACGAGGAGTATGCTGAAGATGTCGAGGCAGCAGAAGACAGCGACGAGAAGGAGCCGCTTCCAGTCTACGAGGCTCCCCCAGTCTACGAAGAGGCTGCTGTCAAGGACGATGAGACAAAGTAG